From Leifsonia sp. fls2-241-R2A-40a, one genomic window encodes:
- a CDS encoding peroxide stress protein YaaA — translation MLILLPPSETKRDGGAGSPLALEHLRFPSLTAVRTDVVSALVELAADHESAVKALKLGPKQAGEVERNRTLRTAPTMRALERYTGVLYDALDAGSLSEREWAVAADAVAVQSALLGLVGAADPIPAYRLSFDSRLSLHHGAASLKKRWATAGAAALAEQDGLLLDLRSAGYAALAPLPDREGAHYVRVLARDETGHVRALNHFNKQAKGLLARALVEAGAAFESTADLLAWAAAEGYELRLTGDGSRDLELVVPEVRGEPGRLMAALRV, via the coding sequence GTGCTCATCCTCCTCCCGCCCTCCGAGACCAAGAGGGACGGGGGAGCGGGGTCCCCGCTTGCCCTCGAGCACCTGCGGTTCCCCTCGCTCACCGCCGTCCGCACGGACGTCGTGTCGGCGCTCGTCGAGCTCGCCGCGGACCACGAGTCGGCGGTGAAGGCGCTCAAGCTCGGGCCGAAGCAGGCGGGCGAGGTGGAGCGGAACCGGACCCTTCGCACGGCGCCGACGATGCGCGCGCTCGAGCGCTACACCGGGGTACTGTACGACGCGCTCGACGCGGGGTCGCTGTCCGAGCGCGAATGGGCGGTCGCTGCGGACGCGGTCGCGGTGCAGTCCGCCCTTCTCGGGCTCGTGGGAGCCGCCGATCCGATCCCGGCGTACCGGCTGTCCTTCGACTCCCGCCTCTCCCTGCACCACGGCGCTGCATCGCTCAAGAAGCGCTGGGCCACGGCCGGCGCGGCGGCATTGGCCGAGCAGGACGGCCTCCTGCTGGACCTGCGGTCGGCGGGATACGCGGCGCTGGCGCCGCTGCCGGATCGGGAGGGCGCCCACTACGTCCGAGTCCTCGCGCGCGACGAGACCGGCCATGTCCGGGCGCTCAATCACTTCAACAAGCAGGCCAAGGGTTTGCTCGCGCGCGCCCTCGTAGAGGCGGGCGCTGCCTTCGAGTCCACGGCCGACCTGCTCGCGTGGGCCGCCGCAGAGGGCTACGAACTGCGGCTCACCGGCGACGGATCACGCGATCTCGAACTGGTCGTTCCGGAGGTCCGGGGCGAGCCAGGACGGCTGATGGCGGCTCTCCGCGTCTGA
- a CDS encoding ATP-binding protein, with translation MSGQQGAPLERQFGDVRVPMLVAMAGLPGSGKSTIAEILAGRIGATVISVDPIEAAILHAGIDSDQPTGLAAYLVAETMAEQVLLSGHSVVVDAVNAVEPARLQWRDLAERCDVKLRIVETVCSDPALHEDRLAKRTGIVAAYAVEQSVDEYDEWRGVCGSLPRVTLDTAAPLGGNVDAAVGFVED, from the coding sequence ATGTCCGGGCAGCAGGGAGCCCCGCTGGAGCGCCAGTTCGGAGACGTCCGCGTGCCGATGCTGGTGGCGATGGCGGGGCTTCCTGGTTCCGGCAAGTCCACCATCGCGGAGATCCTCGCGGGCCGAATCGGCGCGACGGTGATCTCGGTGGACCCGATCGAGGCGGCGATCCTCCACGCGGGGATCGATTCCGACCAGCCGACCGGGCTCGCGGCCTACCTGGTGGCCGAGACGATGGCCGAGCAGGTGCTGCTCTCCGGCCACTCGGTCGTGGTGGATGCGGTCAACGCCGTCGAGCCGGCACGCCTGCAGTGGCGCGACCTGGCGGAGCGGTGCGACGTGAAACTGCGGATCGTCGAGACGGTGTGCTCCGATCCTGCGCTGCATGAGGACCGCCTGGCCAAGCGCACGGGCATCGTGGCGGCGTACGCCGTCGAGCAGAGCGTCGACGAGTACGACGAGTGGCGGGGCGTCTGCGGCTCGCTTCCCCGGGTCACGCTGGACACGGCCGCCCCGCTGGGCGGCAACGTGGACGCCGCCGTCGGTTTCGTGGAGGACTAG
- a CDS encoding F0F1 ATP synthase subunit epsilon, whose product MAVLNVSVVAADHEVWSGEASMVVARTVEGQIGILPGHEPLLAILAEGEVRVTLNGGESITASADDGFLSVENNTVTVVARQAELV is encoded by the coding sequence ATGGCTGTTCTGAACGTCAGCGTCGTCGCCGCCGACCACGAGGTGTGGTCGGGCGAAGCGAGCATGGTGGTCGCGCGCACCGTGGAAGGGCAGATCGGTATCCTGCCCGGCCACGAGCCGCTGCTGGCCATCCTCGCCGAGGGCGAGGTCCGCGTGACCCTGAACGGGGGAGAGTCGATCACGGCCAGCGCCGATGACGGCTTCCTCTCCGTCGAGAACAACACCGTCACTGTCGTGGCCCGTCAGGCCGAGCTGGTCTGA
- the atpD gene encoding F0F1 ATP synthase subunit beta, whose protein sequence is MTTATAEAQASTAQPGVGRIARVTGPVVDIEFPHDAIPGIYNALKTTITIGEESTEITLEVAQHLGDDLVRAIALKPTDGLVRGGEVRDTGAPISVPVGDVTKGKVFNVTGDILNLEPGEKVEISERWPIHRQPPAFDQLESKTQLFETGIKVIDLLTPYVQGGKIGLFGGAGVGKTVLIQEMIQRVAQDHGGVSVFAGVGERTREGNDLIHEMEEAGVFDKTALVFGQMDEPPGTRLRVALSALTMAEYFRDVQKQDVLLFIDNIFRFTQAGSEVSTLLGRMPSAVGYQPNLADEMGLLQERITSTRGHSITSLQAIYVPADDYTDPAPATTFAHLDATTELSREIASKGLYPAVDPLTSTSRILDPRYLGEDHYRVATTVKQILQKNKELQEIIAILGVDELSEEDKITVSRARRIQQFLSQNTYMAKKFTGVEGSTVPLKETIESFDAIAKGEFDHVAEQAFFNVGAISDVEEKWAQIQKENG, encoded by the coding sequence ATGACTACCGCTACCGCCGAAGCCCAGGCTTCGACCGCGCAGCCGGGCGTCGGGCGCATTGCGCGCGTCACCGGCCCGGTCGTGGACATCGAGTTCCCGCACGACGCGATCCCGGGCATCTACAACGCCCTGAAGACCACGATCACGATCGGTGAGGAGTCGACCGAGATCACGCTCGAGGTCGCTCAGCACCTCGGTGACGACCTGGTCCGCGCGATCGCGCTGAAGCCGACCGACGGCCTGGTCCGTGGCGGCGAGGTCCGCGACACCGGCGCCCCGATCAGCGTCCCCGTGGGCGACGTGACCAAGGGCAAGGTGTTCAACGTCACCGGCGACATCCTGAACCTCGAGCCCGGCGAGAAGGTCGAGATCAGCGAGCGCTGGCCGATCCACCGTCAGCCGCCGGCGTTCGACCAGCTGGAGTCGAAGACCCAGCTGTTCGAGACCGGCATCAAGGTCATCGACCTGCTCACCCCGTACGTGCAGGGTGGCAAGATCGGCCTCTTCGGTGGCGCGGGCGTCGGCAAGACCGTCCTCATCCAGGAGATGATCCAGCGCGTCGCGCAGGACCACGGTGGTGTGTCGGTGTTCGCCGGTGTCGGCGAGCGCACCCGCGAGGGCAACGACCTCATCCACGAGATGGAGGAGGCGGGCGTCTTCGACAAGACCGCCCTCGTCTTCGGCCAGATGGACGAGCCGCCGGGAACGCGTCTGCGCGTCGCCCTCTCGGCCCTGACCATGGCGGAGTACTTCCGCGACGTGCAGAAGCAGGATGTGCTGCTCTTCATCGACAACATCTTCCGCTTCACGCAGGCCGGCTCCGAGGTCTCCACGCTGCTGGGCCGCATGCCCTCCGCGGTGGGCTACCAGCCGAACCTCGCCGACGAGATGGGTCTCCTCCAGGAGCGCATCACCTCGACCCGCGGTCACTCGATCACCTCGCTGCAGGCGATCTACGTGCCGGCCGACGACTACACCGACCCGGCGCCTGCGACCACGTTCGCGCACCTCGACGCCACGACCGAGCTCTCCCGTGAGATCGCGTCGAAGGGTCTGTACCCGGCCGTCGACCCGCTGACCTCGACCTCGCGCATCCTCGACCCCCGCTACTTGGGCGAGGACCACTACCGCGTGGCGACCACGGTCAAGCAGATCCTGCAGAAGAACAAGGAACTGCAGGAGATCATCGCGATCCTCGGTGTGGACGAGCTGTCGGAGGAGGACAAGATCACGGTGTCGCGTGCGCGCCGGATCCAGCAGTTCCTCTCGCAGAACACCTACATGGCCAAGAAGTTCACCGGTGTCGAGGGTTCGACGGTGCCGCTGAAGGAGACCATCGAGTCCTTCGACGCCATCGCCAAGGGCGAGTTCGACCACGTGGCCGAGCAGGCCTTCTTCAACGTCGGTGCGATCTCCGACGTCGAAGAGAAGTGGGCGCAGATCCAGAAGGAGAACGGCTGA
- a CDS encoding F0F1 ATP synthase subunit gamma yields MGAQLRVYRQKIRSAQTTKKITRAMELISASRIQKAQARVAASSPYARAITRAVSAVATYSNVEHVLTTEPEKIERAAIVIFSSDRGLAGAFNSNVLKESEKLAELLRSQGKEVVYFLVGRKAQGYFSFRRRGFERVWTGNTDSPEFEQAKEVADAILESFLRDASDGGVDEIHIIYNRFVSMLTQEPQVVRLLPLEVVEGVEEPDRTQVLPLYEFEPDVGTVLDALLPVYIESRIFNAMLQSAASKHAATQKAMKAASDNADKLITDYTRLANNARQAEITQQISEIVGGADALSSAK; encoded by the coding sequence ATGGGAGCACAGCTTCGGGTCTACCGGCAGAAGATCAGATCTGCCCAGACGACCAAGAAGATCACCCGTGCGATGGAGCTGATCTCCGCCTCCCGCATCCAGAAGGCGCAGGCGCGGGTGGCCGCCAGTTCGCCGTACGCCCGCGCGATCACGCGCGCGGTGTCGGCGGTGGCGACCTACTCGAACGTCGAGCACGTCCTGACCACGGAGCCGGAGAAGATCGAGCGCGCCGCGATCGTCATCTTCTCCTCCGACCGCGGTCTCGCCGGTGCGTTCAACTCGAACGTGCTCAAGGAGTCCGAGAAGCTCGCCGAGCTGCTGCGCAGCCAGGGCAAGGAGGTCGTGTACTTCCTCGTCGGCCGCAAGGCGCAGGGCTACTTCAGCTTCCGGCGCCGCGGGTTCGAGCGCGTCTGGACCGGCAACACGGACAGCCCCGAGTTCGAGCAGGCCAAGGAGGTCGCGGACGCGATCCTCGAGTCCTTCCTGCGCGACGCGTCCGACGGCGGCGTGGACGAGATCCACATCATCTACAACCGCTTCGTCAGCATGCTGACCCAGGAGCCGCAGGTCGTCCGCCTGCTTCCCCTGGAGGTCGTCGAAGGCGTGGAGGAGCCGGATCGCACGCAGGTCCTGCCGCTCTACGAGTTCGAGCCCGACGTGGGGACGGTGCTCGACGCGCTGCTCCCCGTCTATATCGAGAGCCGCATCTTCAACGCGATGCTGCAGTCCGCCGCCTCCAAGCACGCGGCGACGCAGAAGGCGATGAAGGCAGCGAGCGACAACGCCGACAAGCTCATCACCGACTACACGCGTCTCGCGAACAACGCCCGTCAGGCGGAGATCACCCAGCAGATCTCCGAGATCGTCGGCGGCGCGGACGCGCTGAGCTCGGCAAAGTAA
- the atpA gene encoding F0F1 ATP synthase subunit alpha produces MADIQISPDEIRDALKDFVSAYEPAGAEATEIGHVLDASDGIAHVEGLPSVMANELIRFANGTLGLAQNLDENEIGVVVLGEFDEIVEGMEVTRTGEVLSVPVGDGYLGRVVDPLGNPIDGLGDIASEGRRELELQAPGVMQRKSVHEPLQTGIKAIDAMIPVGRGQRQLIIGDRQTGKTAIAIDTIINQKANWDSGDVNKQVRCIYVAIGQKGSTIASVKGALEDAGAMEYTTIVAAPASDPAGFKYLAPYTGSAIGQHWMYGGKHVLIVFDDLSKQAEAYRAVSLLLRRPPGREAYPGDVFYLHSRLLERCAKLSDELGAGSMTGLPIIETKANDVSAYIPTNVISITDGQIFLQSDLFNANQRPAVDVGISVSRVGGDAQVKSIKKVSGTLKLELAQYRSLEAFAMFASDLDAASRRQLARGARLTELLKQPQYSPYPVEEQVVSIWAGTNGKLDEVAVEDVLRFESELLDHLRRNSDILTTLRETNVLDDDTVSKLDSEVDAFKLEFQTGEGKPLASVGREEFQAIDEDQVDQERIVKARR; encoded by the coding sequence ATGGCAGACATTCAGATCAGCCCCGACGAGATCCGCGACGCGCTCAAGGACTTCGTCAGCGCCTACGAGCCTGCGGGCGCCGAGGCCACCGAGATCGGCCACGTCCTGGACGCCTCGGACGGCATCGCGCACGTCGAGGGACTCCCCAGCGTGATGGCCAACGAGCTCATCCGCTTCGCGAACGGCACCCTCGGCCTCGCCCAGAACCTGGACGAGAACGAGATCGGCGTCGTCGTGCTCGGCGAGTTCGACGAGATCGTCGAGGGCATGGAGGTGACCCGCACCGGCGAGGTCCTCTCCGTCCCGGTCGGCGACGGCTACCTCGGCCGCGTCGTCGACCCGCTCGGCAACCCGATCGACGGCCTCGGCGACATCGCCAGCGAGGGCCGCCGCGAGCTCGAGCTCCAGGCGCCCGGCGTCATGCAGCGCAAGTCGGTGCACGAGCCGCTCCAGACCGGCATCAAGGCCATCGACGCGATGATCCCCGTCGGCCGCGGCCAGCGTCAGCTGATCATCGGCGACCGCCAGACCGGCAAGACGGCCATCGCGATCGACACGATCATCAACCAGAAGGCCAACTGGGATTCGGGCGACGTCAACAAGCAGGTCCGCTGCATCTACGTCGCGATCGGCCAGAAGGGCTCGACCATCGCCTCGGTGAAGGGCGCGCTCGAGGACGCCGGCGCGATGGAGTACACCACCATCGTCGCGGCTCCGGCCTCCGACCCCGCCGGCTTCAAGTACCTGGCTCCGTACACCGGCTCGGCCATCGGCCAGCACTGGATGTACGGCGGCAAGCACGTCCTCATCGTCTTCGACGACCTGTCGAAGCAGGCCGAGGCCTACCGCGCCGTGTCGCTGCTGCTCCGTCGTCCGCCGGGACGCGAGGCCTACCCGGGTGACGTCTTCTACCTGCACTCCCGTCTGCTGGAGCGTTGCGCCAAGCTCTCCGACGAGCTGGGCGCCGGCTCGATGACCGGTCTCCCGATCATCGAGACGAAGGCGAACGACGTCTCCGCGTACATCCCGACCAACGTGATCTCGATCACCGACGGCCAGATCTTCCTCCAGTCCGACCTCTTCAACGCCAACCAGCGTCCCGCGGTCGACGTCGGCATCTCGGTCTCCCGAGTCGGCGGCGACGCGCAGGTGAAGTCGATCAAGAAGGTCTCCGGCACGCTGAAGCTCGAGCTGGCGCAGTACCGCTCGCTCGAGGCGTTCGCGATGTTCGCGTCCGACCTCGACGCGGCGAGCCGTCGTCAGCTGGCCCGTGGCGCCCGCCTGACCGAACTGCTCAAGCAGCCGCAGTACTCGCCGTACCCGGTGGAGGAGCAGGTCGTCTCGATCTGGGCCGGCACCAACGGCAAGCTCGATGAGGTCGCCGTCGAGGACGTCCTGCGCTTCGAGTCGGAGCTGCTGGACCACTTGCGCCGGAACTCCGACATCCTGACGACGCTTCGCGAGACCAACGTCCTCGACGACGACACCGTCTCGAAGCTCGACTCCGAGGTGGATGCGTTCAAGCTCGAGTTCCAGACCGGCGAGGGCAAGCCGCTCGCCTCGGTCGGCCGCGAGGAGTTCCAGGCCATCGACGAGGACCAGGTCGACCAGGAGCGCATCGTCAAGGCCCGGCGCTGA
- a CDS encoding F0F1 ATP synthase subunit delta, with the protein MGSATREALARSVSALAELGSQADLATAEDLFAAGRVVADSAQLRAVLSDPTVLAEGKTVLVKRVFASLSAPAVQLLTVVTAQRWSSQNDLLAAIEELGIRAIASSAPRDVDIVSELFVFGGAVTSDASLELALRSKLATADSKVALVQRLLGGRASKETVAIVRQLVDQPRGRSIRESLRAAARTVAAQSGETIATVYAATPLPEAQAERLRSVLSATYGDLRINQVVDPSIIGGLRVQIGDDVIDGSIASRLAELRLQLAG; encoded by the coding sequence ATGGGAAGCGCCACCAGAGAAGCATTGGCCCGGTCCGTCTCGGCTCTCGCCGAGCTGGGCTCCCAGGCCGATCTGGCGACGGCTGAGGACCTGTTCGCCGCAGGACGGGTCGTCGCCGACTCCGCCCAGCTCCGGGCTGTCCTCAGCGACCCGACGGTGCTGGCCGAGGGCAAGACCGTGCTGGTGAAGCGCGTCTTCGCCTCGCTGTCGGCGCCTGCCGTCCAGCTGCTCACCGTGGTGACCGCCCAGCGGTGGTCGTCGCAGAACGATCTGCTGGCCGCGATCGAAGAGCTGGGGATCCGTGCGATCGCCTCCTCCGCGCCGCGCGACGTCGACATCGTGTCCGAGCTGTTCGTCTTCGGGGGCGCCGTGACCTCCGATGCGAGCCTCGAGCTCGCCCTGCGCAGCAAGCTCGCGACGGCCGACTCCAAGGTCGCGCTGGTGCAGCGTCTGCTCGGTGGACGGGCGTCGAAGGAGACGGTCGCCATCGTGCGTCAGCTCGTCGACCAGCCCCGCGGCCGGAGCATCCGCGAATCCCTTCGCGCCGCCGCCCGCACCGTGGCGGCTCAGAGCGGCGAGACCATCGCGACGGTCTACGCCGCGACACCGCTCCCCGAGGCCCAGGCCGAGCGCCTGCGCTCGGTGCTCAGTGCCACCTACGGCGACCTCCGGATCAACCAGGTCGTCGACCCCTCGATCATCGGCGGACTTCGCGTACAGATCGGTGACGACGTCATCGATGGAAGCATCGCGTCGCGTCTGGCCGAACTCCGGCTTCAGCTGGCGGGCTGA
- a CDS encoding F0F1 ATP synthase subunit B, whose amino-acid sequence MLNSMVIAAAEEQSHNPIIPEWPDVIGALICFIIILFFFWRLVLPRMKKLLDERAEAIEGNIEKADEAQRKAEALLEEYTAQLAEARAEAGKIRETARADGQKIVAEAREAAATEAARVTAQAQAQLEAERQTALVQLRGEVGSLAIDLASTVVRESLDEDRRAQAIVDRFLADLEAEEKAQADQKAGSGN is encoded by the coding sequence ATGCTGAACAGTATGGTCATCGCCGCGGCGGAGGAGCAGTCGCACAACCCGATCATCCCCGAGTGGCCGGATGTCATCGGTGCGCTGATCTGCTTCATCATCATCCTGTTCTTCTTCTGGAGGCTCGTGCTTCCGCGCATGAAGAAGCTGCTGGATGAGCGTGCAGAGGCGATCGAGGGCAACATCGAGAAGGCCGACGAGGCTCAGCGCAAGGCCGAGGCCCTGCTCGAGGAGTACACCGCTCAGCTCGCCGAGGCGCGCGCAGAGGCAGGCAAGATCCGCGAGACCGCTCGTGCCGATGGGCAGAAGATCGTCGCAGAGGCCCGCGAGGCCGCCGCGACCGAGGCCGCCCGCGTGACCGCGCAGGCTCAGGCACAGCTCGAGGCCGAGCGCCAGACGGCGCTCGTCCAGCTCCGTGGCGAGGTCGGCTCGCTGGCGATCGACCTCGCGTCGACCGTCGTGCGCGAGTCGCTCGACGAGGACCGGCGTGCGCAGGCCATCGTGGACCGCTTCCTGGCGGACCTAGAGGCCGAGGAGAAGGCTCAGGCAGACCAGAAGGCAGGATCGGGCAACTGA
- the atpE gene encoding F0F1 ATP synthase subunit C, giving the protein MDIAAISGNIATVGYGLAAIGPAIGVGIVVGKTIEGVARQPELAGRLQVLMYIGIAFTEALAFIGIAVGFIFV; this is encoded by the coding sequence GTGGACATCGCTGCAATCTCCGGCAACATCGCCACCGTCGGTTACGGCCTCGCCGCCATCGGCCCGGCCATCGGCGTCGGTATCGTCGTCGGCAAGACCATCGAGGGCGTCGCCCGTCAGCCCGAGCTGGCCGGCCGTCTCCAGGTCCTGATGTACATCGGTATCGCGTTCACCGAGGCGCTCGCGTTCATCGGTATCGCTGTCGGCTTCATCTTCGTCTAG
- the atpB gene encoding F0F1 ATP synthase subunit A, giving the protein MNLLVQAASSDDGSFHGPSINEFFPPTLFTIGGLEFNRIFFIRLFATLVLLLVFWFGTRRMKVIPGRFQSVVEMGLDFVRVNIAEDLLGRKDGRRWLPLLTTIFFMALFFNLTGIIPFLNIAGTSVIGVPLVLAVSAYFAFIYAGIKNSPKNFFRNALFPPGVPWFLYILVTPIEFISTFILRPITLTLRLLMNMVVGHLLLVLFFTATSFFIFTAGSWWSLFGAVTFAFGFAFTLFEILVALLQAYVFALLTAVYIQLAVAEEH; this is encoded by the coding sequence GTGAACCTGCTGGTCCAGGCCGCAAGCTCCGATGATGGAAGCTTCCATGGTCCGTCGATCAACGAGTTCTTCCCCCCGACCCTGTTCACCATCGGTGGCCTCGAGTTCAACCGAATCTTCTTCATCCGGCTGTTCGCCACCCTCGTGCTGCTCCTCGTGTTCTGGTTCGGCACGCGTCGCATGAAGGTCATCCCCGGCCGCTTCCAGTCGGTCGTCGAGATGGGTCTCGACTTCGTCCGGGTGAACATCGCAGAAGACCTGCTGGGCCGCAAGGACGGCCGTCGCTGGCTTCCCCTGCTCACCACCATCTTCTTCATGGCGCTGTTCTTCAACCTGACGGGCATCATCCCGTTCCTGAACATCGCGGGCACCTCGGTGATCGGCGTTCCGCTCGTGCTGGCTGTCTCCGCGTACTTCGCGTTCATCTACGCCGGCATCAAGAACAGCCCAAAGAACTTCTTCCGTAACGCGCTGTTCCCGCCCGGGGTGCCGTGGTTCCTCTACATCCTGGTGACTCCGATCGAGTTCATCTCGACGTTCATCCTGCGTCCGATCACGCTGACGCTCCGACTTCTGATGAACATGGTCGTCGGGCACCTGCTCCTCGTCCTGTTCTTCACGGCGACGTCCTTCTTCATCTTCACCGCGGGCAGCTGGTGGTCGCTCTTCGGCGCGGTCACGTTCGCCTTCGGCTTCGCCTTCACCCTGTTCGAAATCCTGGTAGCACTCCTCCAGGCCTACGTCTTCGCACTGCTCACGGCTGTCTACATCCAGCTGGCAGTCGCCGAGGAACACTAA